Proteins encoded together in one Corallococcus soli window:
- a CDS encoding laminin G domain-containing protein yields the protein MKVRSQPVRMGMAAVLLLGPLTAGAVSQKLRYKFESVSDPVTTVVDDSGKGHTGTAQGGNGGAVIIETPGYDGQGVRFPPVCVGTTCARAFISAADATSLNPGTAPFSFGARVRVTLAELSADHGSNLVQKGLYNTPQWKLQLDDAATGKPSCVVRTTGGTGAVIVKASVGIADGTWHKVTCQRTSTTLTILIDNVARGSAVLASTYDITPAGQPVAIGAKSAGSNNDQFHGAIDDVYFNLD from the coding sequence ATGAAGGTGCGAAGCCAGCCGGTGCGGATGGGAATGGCCGCGGTGCTGCTGCTGGGGCCGCTGACCGCGGGCGCGGTGAGCCAGAAGCTGCGTTACAAGTTCGAGTCGGTGTCGGACCCGGTGACCACCGTGGTGGACGACAGCGGCAAGGGCCACACGGGCACAGCGCAGGGCGGCAACGGTGGCGCCGTCATCATCGAGACGCCGGGCTACGACGGCCAGGGCGTGCGCTTTCCGCCCGTCTGTGTCGGGACGACGTGCGCCAGGGCGTTCATCAGCGCGGCGGACGCCACGTCGCTCAACCCGGGGACGGCGCCGTTCTCGTTCGGCGCGCGCGTGCGCGTCACGCTCGCGGAGCTGAGCGCGGACCACGGCTCCAACCTGGTGCAGAAGGGGCTCTACAACACGCCGCAGTGGAAGCTGCAGCTCGACGACGCGGCGACGGGCAAGCCGAGCTGCGTGGTGCGCACCACGGGCGGCACGGGCGCGGTCATCGTCAAGGCGTCGGTGGGCATCGCGGACGGCACCTGGCACAAGGTGACGTGTCAGCGCACCAGCACCACGCTGACCATCCTCATCGACAACGTGGCCCGGGGCAGCGCGGTGCTGGCCAGCACCTACGACATCACCCCGGCGGGCCAGCCTGTCGCCATCGGGGCCAAGAGCGCGGGCAGCAACAACGACCAGTTCCACGGCGCCATCGACGACGTGTACTTCAACCTGGACTGA
- a CDS encoding tetratricopeptide repeat protein: protein MTNATVLILQLLAAQAPAPEAAPPEKPVVTATRADKLPDDPDALYRLGTAFLSQNQPRRALAPLTKLVGLTPDGVPARVALARALRLSGDVDKAKAVLDAALAGFPEEATLRSERGLLARIQDDMDQAITQYSVATELAPQDAELRFNLGEVLQRANRTDDAIEAYREALKLDGKLHVARVNLGKALAEKGQNAEAKETLREALRQKDGDAEAHYNLGVILMRENDAAGAFAEYHAAIKADPKHARAQNNLGVVLDGQGNARKAAEAFTRAIALDPKYAEAHFNLGLVCFQLGENARATRAFEKALLLEPRRASGPYTQLGQLYLAQGKKTQAVTAFQKAIEKSADDGKKTTEAYQGLARAYLGLGKVDDAVATLKTAVETFPDEPGTRAGYGDALRAKGDLDGAIAQYTESLRLAPTTENRLVLAEAYAKKRVGAQARPLYEAVLKEDPNHRGAKLGLADLLLAMGDYVEAEKLLTPASGEEADTAALARLGILHSRRGRPDLAVPELEAVVAKDPAQLEARAELGFLYLRGGDESKAVQVLSDLLAVEPRNSLGLLYLGHTLYRQGKPKDAEKSFRGAAQVDPIAGEPHFALAQLLESTGRKDEAKKEYEAAVRLQPDHADAKSALQKLVASDVP, encoded by the coding sequence ATGACGAACGCCACCGTCCTCATCCTCCAGCTGCTCGCTGCCCAGGCCCCCGCTCCGGAGGCCGCGCCTCCAGAGAAGCCCGTCGTGACCGCCACCCGCGCGGACAAGCTGCCGGACGACCCGGACGCGCTCTACAGGCTGGGCACGGCCTTCCTGTCGCAGAACCAGCCGCGCCGCGCGCTGGCCCCGCTGACGAAGCTGGTGGGCCTGACCCCGGACGGCGTGCCGGCGAGGGTGGCCCTGGCGCGCGCCCTGCGCCTGTCGGGCGACGTGGACAAGGCGAAGGCGGTGCTGGACGCGGCGCTGGCCGGCTTCCCGGAAGAGGCCACGCTGCGCTCGGAGCGCGGCCTGCTGGCGCGCATCCAGGACGACATGGACCAGGCCATCACCCAGTACTCGGTGGCGACGGAGCTGGCGCCGCAGGACGCGGAGCTGCGCTTCAACCTGGGCGAGGTGCTCCAGCGCGCGAACCGCACGGACGACGCCATCGAAGCGTACCGCGAGGCGCTGAAGCTGGACGGGAAGCTGCACGTCGCGCGGGTGAACCTGGGCAAGGCGCTGGCGGAGAAGGGCCAGAACGCGGAGGCCAAGGAGACGCTGCGCGAGGCGCTGCGCCAGAAGGACGGCGACGCGGAGGCGCACTACAACCTGGGCGTCATCCTGATGCGGGAGAACGACGCGGCGGGGGCGTTCGCGGAGTATCACGCCGCCATCAAGGCGGACCCCAAGCACGCGCGGGCACAGAACAACCTGGGCGTGGTGCTGGACGGCCAGGGCAACGCGCGCAAGGCGGCGGAGGCCTTCACCCGCGCCATCGCGTTGGATCCGAAGTACGCGGAAGCGCACTTCAACCTGGGGCTCGTGTGCTTCCAGTTGGGTGAGAACGCCCGGGCGACGCGCGCCTTCGAGAAAGCCCTGCTGCTGGAGCCCCGCCGCGCGAGCGGCCCGTACACGCAGCTGGGCCAGCTCTACCTCGCGCAGGGCAAGAAGACGCAGGCGGTGACCGCGTTCCAGAAGGCCATCGAGAAGAGCGCCGACGACGGCAAGAAGACGACGGAGGCCTACCAGGGCCTCGCGCGCGCGTACCTGGGGCTGGGCAAGGTGGACGACGCGGTGGCCACGCTGAAGACGGCGGTGGAGACCTTCCCGGACGAGCCCGGCACCCGCGCGGGCTACGGCGACGCGCTGCGCGCCAAGGGCGACCTGGACGGCGCCATCGCGCAGTACACGGAGAGCCTGCGGCTGGCGCCCACGACGGAGAACCGGCTGGTGCTGGCGGAGGCCTACGCGAAGAAGCGCGTGGGCGCGCAGGCGCGGCCCCTCTACGAGGCGGTGCTCAAGGAGGATCCGAACCACCGCGGGGCGAAGCTGGGGCTCGCGGACCTGCTGCTGGCCATGGGCGACTACGTGGAGGCGGAGAAGCTCCTGACGCCCGCTTCGGGCGAGGAGGCGGACACGGCGGCGCTCGCGCGGCTGGGCATCTTGCACTCGCGGCGCGGCCGGCCGGACCTGGCGGTGCCGGAGCTGGAGGCGGTGGTGGCGAAGGACCCCGCGCAGTTGGAGGCCCGCGCGGAGCTGGGCTTCCTGTACCTGCGCGGCGGTGACGAATCCAAGGCCGTGCAGGTGCTGAGCGACCTGCTGGCCGTGGAGCCGCGCAACTCGCTGGGCCTGCTGTACCTGGGCCACACGCTGTACCGGCAGGGCAAGCCCAAGGACGCGGAGAAGTCCTTCCGGGGCGCGGCGCAGGTGGACCCCATCGCGGGTGAGCCCCACTTCGCGCTGGCGCAGCTCCTGGAGTCCACGGGCCGCAAGGACGAGGCGAAGAAGGAATACGAAGCCGCGGTGCGCCTGCAGCCCGACCACGCGGACGCGAAGTCGGCGCTGCAGAAGCTCGTCGCCTCCGACGTGCCCTGA
- a CDS encoding tetratricopeptide repeat protein, with protein sequence MTGPFTGLITAAMLAAAAPGAAGRAGPNLNPIVSKAKERDELIAKLKRDIFKVDRSIGETEKLISKSRNAPYLPDLQFRLAELYVEKSRYVYYLQAEERPEGASGAIVSPETRLMKQKAVQMYYRLLREYPDFKDGDQVTFYLAHEQRELGQFDEMLKTLGDLTRKYPNSPLRLESEQILGDHFFDKADLVEAEKHYQAILELPPSPVHDLARYKMGWIRVNQAKHAEAVTFFEAAAASAPLPGTDVKKALNVKREALLDLVYSYTEAKPPKGALNYFEKLSDSRATYALALDKLGNRYFIKQQYEWAIPTLRKLMEVQPDPELDLERSQKLYDSLKAAKGKVLPEPEDLRFLVRAAVQSKTDPELAETDRKKQLVELEEMARDLSTQVHLAAQKKDERDLYVKAAAAYREYLGLFRPEQYVRPIMKNRADALFAAKEFPDAARQFEELARYEDKAKAKDEKAVDAAMYGALLAHFSTLKPEEALRRNAFEVADARQALKLLGGTYVSRYPQSPHVLDVKFNIARAYYEDGDYPKAAELFTAFALAHPQYKDAPVAGNLALDSLRQVNDFKKLDETGRKFLASSLPANFRGEVQKILTQSKSEALDELALQSAQETGDVISGLMKVADENKNTDIGEKALYGAFTAAREKRDLPRERELGTKLVQSYPKSQYLSDVLLTLGRHSAEAAAFTEAASWFEQVGQKLGGDLAAVDGWMAGARLRLALGEYREASRNLETAAESAGARKGEVLSLLAETRLKQKDYARAKTTAETALRLDKNNVAAAAVLAEVQAVTAPTASPDALIATLTAAVQGPNGQSEEAAKGLWYLGEILFRGYKDLPADKVEEKVAALQAMEGVYTQAASLGYPEWAVASLWKIALAYGHIADVVDQTPVPGGLSAAETKQFQDAVKQQVGPLKSRSDDAFKACLSRAESLEVFNAAVLGCRNRTDVAALPVPSPAAPTQPAALEDLRKKAEKVLSAEALEALGMGYLDAHQYGMAQLTFGRVTELQDTRASAHAALGWAMLNQGDAMGARAAYAKALEADPTYDKARLNLAALRCRFGDTDGARRELAVLKDMGTLNGPDVDTGWKACK encoded by the coding sequence ATGACCGGCCCGTTCACCGGCCTCATCACCGCCGCGATGCTCGCGGCCGCTGCCCCTGGCGCCGCCGGCCGCGCCGGGCCGAACCTCAACCCCATCGTCTCCAAGGCGAAGGAGCGCGACGAGCTCATCGCCAAGCTCAAGCGCGACATCTTCAAGGTGGACCGCTCCATCGGGGAGACGGAGAAGCTCATCTCCAAGAGCCGCAACGCGCCCTACCTCCCGGACCTCCAGTTCCGGCTGGCGGAGCTGTACGTGGAGAAGAGCCGCTACGTGTACTACCTCCAGGCCGAGGAGCGGCCGGAGGGCGCGTCGGGCGCCATCGTCTCCCCGGAGACGCGCCTGATGAAGCAGAAGGCGGTGCAGATGTACTACCGCCTGCTGCGCGAGTACCCGGACTTCAAGGACGGCGACCAGGTGACGTTCTACCTGGCGCACGAGCAGCGCGAGCTGGGCCAGTTCGACGAGATGCTCAAGACGCTGGGGGACCTGACGCGCAAGTACCCCAACAGCCCGCTGCGGCTGGAGTCCGAGCAGATTCTGGGCGACCACTTCTTCGACAAGGCGGACCTCGTCGAGGCGGAGAAGCACTACCAGGCCATCCTGGAGTTGCCGCCGTCGCCGGTGCACGACCTGGCCCGCTACAAGATGGGCTGGATCCGCGTGAACCAGGCCAAGCACGCGGAGGCCGTCACGTTCTTCGAGGCGGCGGCCGCCAGCGCGCCCCTGCCCGGCACGGACGTGAAGAAGGCGCTCAACGTCAAGCGCGAGGCGCTGCTGGACCTGGTGTACAGCTACACGGAGGCCAAGCCCCCCAAGGGCGCGCTCAACTACTTCGAGAAGCTCAGCGACAGCCGCGCCACGTACGCGCTCGCGCTGGACAAGCTGGGCAACCGCTACTTCATCAAGCAGCAGTACGAGTGGGCCATCCCCACGCTGCGCAAGCTGATGGAAGTGCAGCCGGACCCGGAGCTGGACCTGGAGCGCAGCCAGAAGCTGTACGACTCGCTCAAGGCCGCCAAGGGCAAGGTGCTGCCGGAGCCGGAGGACCTGCGCTTCCTGGTGCGCGCCGCGGTGCAGAGCAAGACGGACCCGGAGCTGGCGGAGACGGACCGCAAGAAGCAGCTGGTGGAGCTGGAGGAGATGGCGCGCGACCTGTCCACCCAGGTGCACCTGGCGGCGCAGAAGAAGGACGAGCGCGACCTGTACGTGAAGGCCGCGGCGGCCTACCGCGAGTACCTGGGCCTGTTCCGGCCGGAGCAGTACGTGCGGCCCATCATGAAGAACCGCGCGGACGCGCTCTTCGCGGCGAAGGAGTTCCCGGACGCCGCGCGCCAGTTCGAGGAGCTGGCCCGCTACGAGGACAAGGCCAAGGCGAAGGACGAGAAGGCGGTGGACGCGGCCATGTACGGCGCGCTGCTGGCCCACTTCTCCACGCTCAAGCCCGAGGAGGCCCTCCGCCGCAACGCCTTCGAGGTCGCCGACGCGCGCCAGGCGCTGAAGCTGCTGGGCGGCACGTACGTGTCGCGCTACCCGCAGAGCCCGCATGTGCTGGACGTGAAGTTCAACATCGCGCGCGCCTACTACGAGGACGGCGACTACCCGAAGGCCGCGGAGCTGTTCACCGCGTTCGCGCTGGCGCATCCCCAGTACAAGGACGCGCCGGTGGCGGGCAACCTGGCGCTGGACAGCCTCCGGCAGGTGAACGACTTCAAGAAGCTGGATGAGACGGGGCGCAAGTTCCTCGCGTCGTCGCTGCCGGCCAACTTCCGCGGCGAGGTGCAGAAGATCCTCACGCAGAGCAAGTCCGAGGCGCTGGACGAGCTGGCCCTGCAGAGCGCCCAGGAGACGGGCGACGTCATCTCCGGCCTGATGAAGGTCGCGGACGAGAACAAGAACACCGACATTGGCGAGAAGGCGCTCTATGGCGCGTTCACCGCGGCGCGCGAGAAGCGCGACCTGCCCCGCGAGCGCGAGCTGGGCACGAAGCTGGTGCAGTCCTACCCGAAGAGCCAGTACCTGTCGGACGTGCTGCTGACGCTGGGCCGGCACTCGGCCGAAGCGGCGGCCTTCACGGAGGCCGCCAGCTGGTTCGAACAGGTGGGCCAGAAGCTGGGCGGCGACCTGGCGGCGGTGGACGGCTGGATGGCCGGCGCGCGGCTGCGGCTGGCGCTGGGCGAATACAGGGAAGCGTCCCGCAACCTGGAGACGGCGGCGGAGTCCGCGGGCGCGCGCAAGGGCGAGGTGCTGTCGCTGCTCGCCGAGACGCGCCTGAAGCAGAAGGACTACGCGCGGGCGAAGACGACCGCGGAGACCGCGCTGCGGCTGGACAAGAACAACGTGGCGGCCGCCGCGGTGCTCGCGGAGGTGCAGGCGGTGACGGCGCCCACGGCGAGCCCCGACGCGCTCATCGCCACCCTCACCGCCGCGGTGCAGGGCCCCAACGGCCAGTCGGAAGAAGCCGCCAAGGGGCTGTGGTACCTGGGGGAGATCCTCTTCCGGGGCTACAAGGACCTGCCCGCCGACAAGGTGGAGGAGAAGGTCGCCGCGCTCCAGGCCATGGAGGGCGTGTACACGCAGGCCGCGTCGCTCGGGTATCCGGAGTGGGCGGTGGCGTCGCTGTGGAAGATCGCCCTGGCGTACGGCCACATCGCGGACGTGGTGGACCAGACGCCGGTGCCGGGCGGGCTGTCCGCCGCGGAGACGAAGCAGTTCCAGGACGCGGTGAAGCAGCAGGTGGGACCGCTGAAGTCCCGCTCGGATGACGCGTTCAAGGCGTGCCTGTCCCGCGCGGAGTCGCTGGAGGTCTTCAACGCGGCGGTGCTGGGCTGCCGCAACCGCACGGACGTGGCCGCGCTGCCGGTGCCGTCGCCCGCCGCGCCCACGCAGCCCGCGGCCCTGGAGGACCTGCGCAAGAAGGCGGAGAAGGTGCTGTCCGCCGAAGCGCTGGAGGCCCTGGGCATGGGCTACCTGGACGCGCACCAGTACGGCATGGCGCAGCTCACCTTCGGCCGCGTGACGGAGCTGCAGGACACGCGCGCCTCCGCGCACGCCGCGCTGGGCTGGGCCATGCTCAACCAGGGTGACGCGATGGGCGCCCGGGCCGCGTACGCCAAGGCGCTGGAGGCGGACCCCACCTACGACAAGGCCCGCCTCAACCTGGCCGCGCTGCGCTGCCGCTTCGGCGACACGGACGGCGCGCGCCGCGAGCTGGCCGTGCTCAAGGACATGGGCACGCTCAACGGTCCGGACGTGGACACGGGCTGGAAGGCGTGCAAGTGA
- a CDS encoding outer membrane beta-barrel domain-containing protein, which produces MRFILLTLLCLVPGLARAQAEELENPGTVSAVQDRLYRMHHELTLGVGVLPADAYYKGLIGTVGYTYHFSDSFAWQVGRGTYSYNLQTSLRTQLERDFDVSPTNTAFEDQVQWMVGSDLMWSPLYGKTSFLNTNVIHFEVFLLGGGTVVKVERSDGFRPAINLGLGVRVFSSRNVSFRLDVTNNTVFAGASRIINVPTVQLGTAFNFGATE; this is translated from the coding sequence GTGCGATTCATCCTGCTCACCCTCCTGTGCCTGGTGCCCGGCCTCGCGCGCGCCCAGGCCGAGGAACTCGAGAACCCCGGCACCGTCTCCGCGGTGCAGGACCGGCTCTACCGCATGCACCACGAGCTGACGCTCGGCGTGGGCGTGCTGCCCGCGGACGCCTACTACAAGGGGCTCATCGGCACCGTCGGCTACACGTACCACTTCAGCGACAGCTTCGCGTGGCAGGTGGGCCGCGGCACGTACAGCTACAACCTGCAGACCAGCCTGCGCACCCAGCTGGAGCGCGACTTCGACGTGTCCCCCACCAACACCGCCTTCGAGGACCAGGTGCAGTGGATGGTGGGCTCCGACCTCATGTGGAGCCCGCTGTACGGCAAGACGTCCTTCCTCAACACCAACGTCATCCACTTCGAGGTCTTCCTCCTGGGCGGCGGCACGGTGGTGAAGGTGGAGCGCAGCGACGGCTTCCGTCCGGCCATCAACCTGGGCCTGGGCGTGCGCGTGTTCTCCAGCCGCAACGTGTCCTTCCGCCTGGACGTGACGAACAACACCGTCTTCGCGGGCGCGTCGCGCATCATCAACGTGCCCACCGTGCAGCTGGGCACGGCCTTCAACTTCGGCGCCACGGAATGA
- a CDS encoding AgmX/PglI C-terminal domain-containing protein — protein sequence MSGQPSVLQVVILRDGLLVGTEVFVPGTYALGSDASSDLRLDDASVSPRHALLYFQNGRTAIQDAGGGTSGVFVNGHQVTACEIRSVDEVLCGPFVLKTRILNQRPAESKPQPPPEVAALFGNPGAPPAAPPHAMPPHGTNGAQQTVALQHGTPAQQALYAQQQAQQAAYAQQQAAQAQQAAYAQQQAQQAAYVQQQAAQAQQAAYAQQQAQQAAYAQQQAAQAQQAAHAQQQAQQAAYAQQQAQQAQQAAYAQQAAQAQHAVQAAQAHHAAQAQHAAQAQHAAHAQAAHPQAPHAQQQAAHAPHARAGHAQAQHAQAAVALPAPAQRSAAPGVPAGTVPSTRRRPPSEAMPSLLVADDLLADVDLDAPSPSGPLLHDKAAATRPTHAPRIGPGKGASQLYLELYWGAVRRDARRFAPDAKKPVKAALDEQAPMPLWGFTLPEGDAFSLAESVNGNYRLFVPPGTDVEKGGADGRFAPVTSAALESDGSRRFVTLRDGAAARLTQGKMSLVAYAAPVPERVFVNPLKGLPWLTLFFIALFGGGLGYFIAMRPPGPATADFTQKNLPPVALRLIAPEPKKKEEAKKKLEALKKKEPVKEKPVVAEKAPPKPVKQAPQPKAVAAAPESKALKALAKLSAAGPAANDLLAAVDKLGSGPGNKNVKQTNYKLSGLIGKAPIANAGLGTFGLGGGGKGGGATLGAELLRGKGGGGIGALGAGRVGKGAVGGTVTRATARSISSAQGTVDREAVAKVINSHLNEVHGCYERALLKDPGLAGKVVLEWSIGLNGRVASAKTKSSTLRNASVEACILSSLKGWQFPTPKGGLVIITYPFLFNSVGY from the coding sequence TTGAGCGGCCAGCCCAGCGTCCTGCAAGTCGTCATCCTCCGCGACGGCCTCCTGGTGGGGACGGAGGTGTTCGTCCCTGGTACCTACGCGCTCGGATCCGACGCGTCGTCGGACCTGCGGTTGGACGATGCCTCCGTGTCCCCGCGCCACGCGCTGCTGTACTTCCAGAACGGTCGCACCGCGATCCAGGACGCAGGCGGCGGCACCAGCGGCGTCTTCGTCAACGGGCACCAGGTCACCGCGTGTGAGATCCGCTCCGTGGACGAGGTCCTGTGCGGCCCGTTCGTCCTGAAGACGCGGATCCTGAACCAGCGCCCCGCCGAGTCCAAGCCGCAGCCGCCTCCCGAAGTCGCCGCCCTCTTCGGCAACCCCGGAGCACCGCCCGCGGCGCCGCCGCACGCCATGCCGCCGCATGGCACGAACGGAGCGCAGCAGACCGTCGCGCTACAGCACGGGACCCCGGCCCAGCAGGCATTGTACGCGCAGCAACAGGCGCAGCAGGCCGCCTACGCGCAGCAGCAGGCAGCCCAGGCCCAACAGGCCGCCTACGCGCAGCAGCAGGCACAGCAGGCCGCCTACGTGCAGCAGCAGGCAGCCCAGGCACAGCAGGCCGCGTATGCGCAGCAGCAGGCGCAGCAGGCCGCCTACGCGCAGCAGCAGGCGGCCCAGGCGCAGCAGGCCGCGCATGCGCAGCAGCAGGCGCAGCAGGCCGCGTATGCGCAGCAGCAGGCGCAACAGGCCCAGCAGGCCGCGTACGCCCAACAGGCCGCGCAGGCGCAGCACGCCGTTCAGGCTGCCCAGGCGCATCATGCCGCGCAGGCACAGCACGCCGCGCAGGCACAGCACGCCGCTCACGCGCAGGCCGCGCATCCTCAGGCTCCGCACGCGCAGCAGCAGGCAGCGCATGCGCCCCACGCGCGGGCGGGACATGCGCAGGCGCAGCACGCCCAGGCTGCGGTCGCGCTGCCCGCGCCCGCGCAGCGCTCCGCTGCGCCGGGGGTTCCCGCGGGCACGGTCCCTTCCACACGCCGCCGGCCTCCTTCCGAGGCCATGCCCAGCCTCCTCGTCGCGGACGACCTGCTGGCGGACGTGGACCTGGACGCCCCCAGCCCCTCCGGCCCGCTGCTGCACGACAAGGCCGCGGCCACGCGCCCCACGCACGCGCCGAGGATCGGCCCGGGCAAGGGCGCCTCCCAGCTCTACCTGGAGCTGTACTGGGGCGCCGTGCGCCGCGACGCGCGCCGCTTCGCCCCGGACGCGAAGAAGCCCGTCAAGGCCGCCCTCGACGAGCAGGCCCCCATGCCGCTCTGGGGCTTCACCCTCCCCGAGGGTGACGCGTTCTCGCTCGCCGAATCCGTCAACGGCAACTACCGCCTCTTCGTGCCCCCCGGCACCGACGTGGAGAAGGGCGGCGCGGACGGCCGCTTCGCCCCCGTCACCTCCGCGGCGCTCGAGTCCGACGGCAGCCGCCGCTTCGTCACGCTGCGCGACGGCGCGGCGGCCCGCCTCACGCAGGGCAAGATGTCGCTCGTCGCCTACGCGGCGCCCGTCCCTGAGCGCGTCTTCGTCAACCCGCTCAAGGGCCTGCCCTGGTTGACGCTCTTCTTCATCGCCCTCTTCGGCGGCGGCCTGGGCTACTTCATCGCCATGCGGCCGCCGGGCCCCGCGACCGCGGACTTCACCCAGAAGAACCTGCCCCCCGTGGCGCTGCGCCTCATCGCGCCCGAGCCCAAGAAGAAGGAAGAGGCCAAGAAGAAGCTGGAGGCGCTCAAGAAGAAGGAGCCCGTCAAGGAGAAGCCCGTCGTCGCGGAGAAGGCCCCGCCCAAGCCCGTGAAGCAGGCCCCGCAGCCCAAGGCCGTGGCCGCCGCGCCGGAGAGCAAGGCCCTCAAGGCGCTGGCGAAGCTGTCCGCCGCCGGCCCCGCCGCCAACGACCTGCTGGCCGCCGTGGACAAGCTGGGCAGCGGCCCGGGCAACAAGAACGTCAAGCAGACCAACTACAAGCTCTCCGGGCTCATCGGCAAGGCGCCCATCGCCAACGCGGGCCTGGGCACCTTCGGCCTGGGCGGCGGCGGCAAGGGCGGCGGCGCCACGCTGGGCGCGGAGCTGCTGCGCGGCAAGGGCGGCGGCGGCATTGGCGCGCTGGGCGCGGGCCGCGTGGGCAAGGGCGCGGTGGGCGGCACCGTCACGCGCGCCACCGCGCGCAGCATCTCCTCCGCCCAGGGCACCGTGGACCGCGAGGCCGTGGCCAAGGTCATCAACAGCCACCTCAACGAGGTGCACGGCTGCTATGAACGCGCGCTGCTCAAGGACCCGGGCCTCGCCGGCAAGGTCGTGCTGGAGTGGAGCATCGGGCTCAACGGCCGCGTCGCCTCCGCGAAGACCAAGTCGTCCACCCTGCGCAACGCCTCCGTCGAAGCGTGCATCCTCAGCAGCCTGAAGGGCTGGCAGTTCCCCACCCCCAAGGGCGGCCTCGTCATCATCACGTATCCGTTCCTCTTCAACTCGGTCGGCTACTGA